The following coding sequences lie in one Trypanosoma brucei gambiense DAL972 chromosome 7, complete sequence genomic window:
- a CDS encoding T. brucei spp.-specific protein, giving the protein MERPADKPQSFLFFFVCAHLILLKNHRVRETSKKKNSSNPNRRFINGPHVLLFSSPYYNFLCCRCCCFFLYALGKRVISGIVCVFFCLFAVSFFFSHINTNLLVILCACFVGLSHIHARKGDIIFLNLKYGCFIVVFFFNHMLTPHRRHVLPLYLLSIFFSFLKNHAKYLLTMFV; this is encoded by the exons ATGGAGAGACCCGCGGATAAGCCGcagtcttttttgttttttttt gtatgtgCTCATTTGATCCTTCTCAAAAACCATAGAGTAAGGGAaacttcaaaaaagaaaaatagcagTAACCCGAACAGGCGCTTTATCAACGGTCCCCACgtcctcttgttttcttccccgtATTATAATTTCCtgtgttgtcgttgttgctgtttttttctttacgccTTAGGAAAGAGAGTTATTTCAGGgattgtttgtgttttcttttgtttatttgctgtttcattttttttttctcacatCAACACGAACCTCCTTGTCATTCTTTGTGCGTGTTTCGTTGGTCTCAGTCACATTCACgcaagaaaaggagatattattttcctcaatTTAAAATATGGTTGTTTTATAGTCGTGTTCTTCTTCAATCACATGCTTACTCCACACAGAAGGCATGTGTTACCtctttatttactttccatttttttttcttttttaaaaaaccaTGCAAAATATTTACTTACGATGTTTGTTTGA
- a CDS encoding cis-prenyltransferase-like protein, putative: MQPVLVANSEDALSWILIDSRGHGLAKSHLPIRGNVTAITEGFEVITLLFWTIFFFSCLLCLSVPLFYGTLSGVIHHCNVGFQLLSALTTSNEQHSNQKGGVKKDRFNITTAGNGDNRSGQVHQRSSRAATTPHDHNVKHLAVIMDGNRRYGQRHSVETVCVKELEDVCEFIFNEDMPLFGVEPIFKRLAFLLKRTKLDGHRVGGEKLLEFVKDCIDFNISMLTVYAFSTENWSRPALEVKVLMTLFYCYFERMRQTARKQGIFIRFISPAFEMIPSRIRRIMVDIEEETRRHVPRRIVVNVCVSYSGRDEIINACNGLLQKRNEYSPISTGDLMSQMLRSVTQADHEEEDASVLFDGGGAEPQILLRTSGEQRLSNFLLFECAYTEFLFVDKTWPEINREDLVKLLQYHDKRDKRYGK, from the coding sequence ATGCAGCCTGTGCTGGTTGCCAACAGTGAAGATGCCCTGTCATGGATTTTAATCGATAGCAGGGGCCATGGGTTGGCGAAGAGCCACCTTCCCATACGTGGCAACGTCACTGCAATTACCGAAGGATTTGAGGTCATTACTCTCCTGTTCTGgaccatctttttcttcagttgTTTACTATGTTTGAGCGTACCTCTTTTTTACGGGACGCTTTCCGGGGTAATCCACCACTGTAACGTTGGCTTTCAGTTACTTTCTGCTCTCACAACGAGTAATGAGCAACACTCAAATCAAAAAGGAGGTGTAAAGAAGGACAGGTTTAATATCACTACAGCTGGTAATGGCGATAACAGAAGTGGCCAAGTGCACCAACGGAGTAGTCGCGCTGCAACCACTCCGCATGATCACAATGTAAAACACCTTGCCGTTATTATGGACGGAAACCGAAGGTACGGGCAGAGGCACTCTGTTGAAACCGTATGTGTGAAAGAGTTAGAAGATGTGTGTGAGTTTATCTTCAATGAAGATATGCCGTTGTTTGGTGTAGAACCAATTTTCAAGCGACTGGCGTTTCTCCTCAAACGCACCAAGTTGGATGGGCATCGTGTGGGAGGTGAGAAATTGCTAGAGTTCGTGAAAGATTGCATTGATTTTAACATCAGTATGCTAACTGTGTATGCCTTCTCTACGGAGAACTGGTCTAGACCTGCGCTAGAGGTCAAGGTGCTCATGACATTGTTTTACTGTTATTTTGAGCGCATGCGCCAAACGGCAAGAAAACAGGGGATTTTCATACGCTTCATATCACCTGCGTTTGAAATGATCCCTTCCCGTATTCGACGTATTATGGTGGAtattgaagaagaaacacgACGGCATGTGCCGAGGCGTATTGTAGTTAACGTGTGTGTCAGCTACAGTGGGCGGGATGAGATCATCAACGCCTGCAACGGCCTCTTGCAGAAGAGGAACGAATATTCCCCGATTTCAACCGGGGACTTGATGAGTCAAATGCTTCGTAGCGTAACGCAGGCTGATCACGAGGAGGAAGATGCTTCTGTTCTGTTCGATGGCGGAGGTGCAGAGCCACAAATTCTACTACGAACCAGTGGAGAGCAGAGACTCAGCAACTTCCTATTGTTTGAATGTGCCTACACAGAGTTCCTCTTCGTTGACAAAACCTGGCCCGAGATAAATAGAGAGGACCTTGTTAAACTCTTACAATATCATGATAAGCGTGACAAACGCTACGGCAAATAA